From a region of the Methanomassiliicoccus sp. genome:
- a CDS encoding PAS domain S-box protein produces the protein MYRVLYVDDEAGLLDVGKSFLERSGDLHVDTALSALDVGRLMRENSYEAIISDYQMPEMNGIELLKSVRAMDTSIPFILFTGKGREEVVIEALNYGVTFYVQKGGDPVSQFMELEHKVKKAVIGHRNELDLRRSEERFRSIIEDAPVAIMMIQEGLVSYANRRHLDLFGYDDANDIGERPVEDMIAQSGRPQDADLMTRPGHRPYRRPETEFIGVRKNGTRFPVHVAFTQVDLPDGKGVLAYVTDMTDHVRSEDALRRSESKFRAVFNEAAVGIAITDRNGAPKEFNDELVRFFGHSRSELSQMSLFDLAHPDDLEVGMDLREEYLAGRRSTYDVEKRYIRKDGHIVWGHITVASLEEAEEDEPQDMVLFRDITARKRVEEELRATMAHLSMAMDMADIASWEYDVRTRTYTFNDRFYKLLATDAQREGGYHMLAETYIREFVHPDDLPRVQENFRTKTFSSSYYDDYRELEHRIIRRDGEVRHILICAYSFRDQRGARVRDFGVNQDITRYKQAEIRYLKARQKLDLLGSITRHDIKNQLQIQSANLELAMMRTEDPAVLERLKKVEGSIHNVSRQIDFTKDYERMGSTVPHWQSMEDIVQELPKLDGTGTIEVGPGLKGLSVLADPMLAMVFRNLVDNSVKYSGRKDSLRIVLDARREGSDMLLTFQDNGVGISQEDRERLFTKGFGKGTGLGLFLSKEILAITGILIQEVGEDGNGATFQLTIHHGSYRRA, from the coding sequence ATGTACCGGGTCCTCTATGTCGATGACGAGGCGGGGCTCCTGGATGTGGGGAAGTCATTTCTGGAACGCTCAGGGGACCTGCATGTGGACACCGCCCTCTCCGCTCTGGACGTGGGGAGGCTGATGAGGGAGAACTCGTACGAGGCCATAATCTCTGATTACCAGATGCCGGAGATGAACGGCATCGAGCTCCTCAAGAGCGTGCGGGCCATGGATACAAGCATCCCCTTCATCCTCTTCACCGGCAAGGGCCGCGAGGAGGTCGTGATCGAGGCGCTGAACTACGGAGTCACCTTCTACGTTCAGAAGGGCGGGGACCCCGTCTCCCAGTTCATGGAGCTGGAGCACAAGGTGAAGAAGGCGGTCATCGGTCACCGTAATGAGCTCGACCTTCGGAGGAGCGAGGAGCGTTTTCGCTCCATCATCGAGGACGCCCCCGTCGCCATCATGATGATCCAGGAGGGCCTCGTCTCCTATGCCAACCGCCGGCACCTGGACCTGTTCGGCTACGACGATGCCAATGATATCGGGGAGCGCCCGGTTGAGGACATGATCGCACAGTCCGGCCGGCCCCAGGACGCGGACCTGATGACGCGTCCAGGGCATCGGCCGTACCGGAGGCCGGAGACCGAGTTCATCGGAGTACGCAAGAACGGCACCCGTTTCCCCGTTCACGTGGCCTTCACCCAGGTGGACCTCCCCGACGGCAAGGGCGTCTTGGCCTACGTTACCGATATGACCGATCATGTGAGGTCGGAGGATGCGCTGCGTCGAAGCGAGAGCAAGTTCCGCGCCGTCTTCAACGAGGCGGCGGTGGGGATCGCCATCACTGACCGCAATGGTGCGCCCAAGGAGTTCAACGATGAGCTGGTGAGGTTCTTCGGGCACTCCCGCTCGGAGCTGAGCCAAATGTCCCTTTTCGATCTCGCCCATCCCGATGACCTCGAGGTGGGGATGGACCTCCGGGAGGAGTACCTGGCAGGCAGGAGGAGTACCTATGATGTGGAGAAGAGGTACATCCGCAAGGACGGCCATATCGTCTGGGGACACATAACCGTAGCCTCCCTGGAGGAAGCGGAGGAGGACGAGCCCCAGGACATGGTACTCTTCCGTGACATCACAGCTCGGAAGAGGGTGGAGGAAGAGCTGAGGGCCACCATGGCCCATCTGTCTATGGCCATGGACATGGCGGACATCGCATCCTGGGAGTACGACGTGAGGACCAGGACCTACACCTTCAACGATCGCTTCTACAAGCTATTAGCCACCGATGCCCAAAGGGAGGGTGGCTACCATATGCTGGCGGAGACCTACATCCGAGAGTTCGTGCATCCTGACGACCTTCCGCGGGTGCAGGAGAACTTCCGCACCAAGACCTTCTCCTCCTCCTATTACGATGACTACCGGGAACTGGAGCACCGCATAATACGTCGAGACGGGGAGGTGCGGCACATCCTCATCTGCGCCTACTCCTTCAGGGACCAGAGGGGAGCAAGGGTCAGGGATTTCGGTGTCAACCAGGACATCACCCGGTACAAGCAGGCCGAGATAAGATACCTGAAGGCGAGGCAGAAGCTGGACCTCCTGGGAAGCATCACCCGCCATGATATCAAGAACCAGCTCCAGATCCAGAGCGCGAACCTGGAGCTGGCCATGATGAGGACGGAGGACCCCGCGGTCCTGGAGCGGCTCAAGAAGGTCGAGGGGTCGATACACAACGTGAGCAGGCAGATTGACTTCACCAAGGACTATGAGAGGATGGGTTCCACGGTCCCTCATTGGCAATCGATGGAGGACATCGTGCAGGAACTCCCCAAGCTGGACGGCACCGGGACCATCGAGGTAGGCCCCGGCCTGAAAGGTTTGAGCGTCCTGGCGGACCCCATGCTGGCCATGGTCTTCCGCAACCTTGTGGACAACAGCGTGAAGTACTCTGGCCGTAAGGACTCTCTACGCATCGTCCTAGACGCCAGGAGAGAAGGTAGCGACATGCTGCTCACGTTCCAGGACAATGGAGTAGGGATATCTCAGGAGGACCGGGAGAGGCTCTTCACCAAAGGCTTCGGCAAGGGGACCGGTCTGGGCCTGTTCCTCTCCAAGGAGATCCTGGCGATCACCGGAATACTCATACAGGAGGTCGGGGAGGACGGGAACGGGGCCACCTTTCAGCTCACCATACATCACGGCTCGTACAGGCGCGCGTGA
- a CDS encoding PAS domain S-box protein, producing the protein MYRVLYVDDECGLLEIAQVFLEMSGDLKVDTALSAHEAEGRMEEERYDAIISDYQMPEMNGIELLKRVRDAYKDLPFILFTGKGREEVVIEALNNGVTFYVQKGGDPISQFKELEHKVKNAIVGHKTEMALKKSEVRFRSLIENAPVAIAILQDGVITYANPLHREIFGYTRPEEYTGLSLCDFITSPDRGMKAWRPPQGMDRGSLPFEVEFLGWRRDGTQFPIQVTAAQVTISDAPAVLTFITDITERKKTDEELRGTMGQLSMAIDMAGLASWEFDPMTGTFLFNDRFYKLYSTDAGREGGYRMAAKDYVETFVPPEEVPRLVEVMSAVSQPEYGQDFLQIEHSIIRRDGEKRHIIVRSISVKDENGKRSMGFGVTQDITEIKRAEERLRSTMGQLSMALDMATLASWELDLDTSTFTFNDQFYRIYATDAQREGGYQMSSIEYFHRFVYPEDYDLVRVNSRNSMLSTPPIGYFQFEHRILRRDGEVRRILVRSANWQSEDGKHRRIFGINQDITEMRNAEEEVRRSRQKLDLLSDLTHHDIKNQILIQTSTLELMRSTITDPEQLKRIGRLERSVNIVQEQMDFTSVYQRMGTALPQWQPIEEIVRCVQEQRPAKALFIGKGIAGLQVLADPMLIRVFHNLVEDSLLYGGGPMTITVDCMERDGGIVLSYEDDGVGIPHEEKQELFTKGFGKGTGLGLFLSKEILAITGITIRETGEPGRGVRFEMFVPDGKFKYVNVPGTLSKLGQEEPSKVW; encoded by the coding sequence ATGTATCGTGTCCTCTATGTCGATGATGAATGTGGCCTCCTTGAGATAGCGCAGGTGTTCCTGGAGATGTCCGGGGACCTTAAGGTGGACACGGCCCTCTCGGCCCATGAGGCCGAGGGGCGGATGGAGGAGGAGCGGTACGATGCCATCATATCAGATTACCAGATGCCCGAGATGAACGGCATCGAGCTTCTCAAGCGGGTTCGTGATGCGTACAAGGACCTTCCGTTCATACTCTTCACCGGCAAGGGCCGCGAGGAGGTCGTCATCGAGGCGCTGAACAACGGCGTCACATTCTACGTCCAGAAGGGAGGGGACCCCATCTCCCAGTTCAAGGAGCTGGAGCATAAGGTGAAGAACGCCATCGTGGGCCACAAGACCGAGATGGCCCTCAAGAAGAGCGAGGTCAGGTTCCGCTCCCTGATCGAGAACGCCCCTGTGGCCATCGCCATCCTGCAGGATGGTGTCATCACGTACGCTAACCCCCTGCACCGAGAGATCTTCGGCTACACCAGGCCGGAGGAGTACACCGGCCTCTCACTATGCGATTTCATCACCTCCCCCGATAGGGGAATGAAGGCATGGAGACCTCCTCAAGGCATGGATCGTGGTTCCCTGCCCTTCGAGGTCGAGTTCCTGGGATGGCGAAGGGATGGGACCCAGTTCCCCATACAGGTCACGGCGGCGCAGGTCACCATCTCCGATGCGCCCGCGGTCCTGACCTTCATCACCGACATCACAGAGCGCAAGAAGACCGACGAGGAGCTCCGGGGGACCATGGGGCAGCTGTCCATGGCCATAGACATGGCCGGCCTGGCCTCGTGGGAGTTCGATCCCATGACCGGTACGTTCCTCTTCAACGACCGGTTCTACAAGCTCTATTCCACGGACGCGGGGAGGGAGGGCGGCTACCGCATGGCCGCCAAGGATTATGTCGAGACGTTCGTGCCTCCTGAGGAGGTGCCCCGTCTTGTCGAGGTCATGAGCGCCGTTAGTCAGCCCGAATATGGCCAGGATTTCCTGCAAATAGAGCACAGCATCATCCGCCGGGACGGAGAGAAACGACACATCATCGTTAGGTCCATCTCCGTGAAGGACGAGAACGGAAAGAGGTCCATGGGCTTCGGCGTAACCCAGGACATAACCGAGATCAAGCGGGCGGAGGAGAGGCTAAGGAGCACGATGGGGCAGCTGTCCATGGCCCTGGACATGGCCACCCTGGCGTCCTGGGAGCTGGACCTTGATACCTCCACCTTCACCTTCAACGACCAGTTCTACCGGATCTACGCCACCGATGCCCAAAGGGAGGGCGGATATCAAATGTCCTCCATAGAGTACTTCCATAGGTTCGTCTACCCTGAGGACTATGATCTCGTCAGGGTGAACTCCCGTAACAGCATGCTCTCTACACCCCCCATCGGTTACTTTCAGTTCGAGCACCGCATCCTGCGGCGCGATGGCGAGGTGCGCCGCATCCTCGTGCGGTCCGCTAACTGGCAGAGCGAGGACGGCAAGCACAGGAGGATCTTCGGGATCAACCAGGACATCACCGAGATGAGGAATGCCGAGGAGGAGGTGCGCAGGTCCCGCCAGAAGCTTGATCTCTTGAGCGATCTGACCCATCATGACATCAAGAACCAGATCCTCATACAGACCTCGACATTGGAGCTGATGAGGTCCACCATCACCGACCCTGAGCAGCTGAAGAGGATCGGCCGCTTGGAGCGTTCGGTGAACATCGTCCAGGAACAGATGGACTTCACCTCTGTCTATCAGCGCATGGGCACAGCCCTGCCGCAGTGGCAGCCTATAGAGGAGATCGTTAGGTGCGTGCAGGAGCAACGGCCGGCAAAGGCCCTGTTCATTGGCAAGGGGATAGCCGGTCTGCAGGTCCTGGCGGACCCCATGCTGATCCGTGTCTTCCACAATCTGGTGGAGGACAGCCTACTGTACGGAGGCGGCCCCATGACCATCACCGTCGATTGCATGGAGAGGGACGGGGGTATCGTCCTATCATATGAGGACGACGGGGTAGGCATACCCCATGAGGAGAAGCAAGAGCTGTTCACCAAGGGGTTCGGGAAAGGGACCGGTCTGGGCCTGTTCCTCTCCAAGGAGATCCTGGCGATCACTGGCATCACCATCAGGGAGACGGGAGAGCCCGGGCGAGGGGTGAGGTTCGAGATGTTCGTCCCCGATGGGAAGTTCAAGTACGTGAACGTTCCCGGAACCCTCTCCAAGCTCGGCCAAGAGGAGCCATCAAAGGTCTGGTAA
- a CDS encoding zinc ribbon domain-containing protein, translating into MSAIDDVVVVQPGIVTCSRCGNVVSSSYKYCPMCGAIPLVPRFEPTPVSVCPGCGILNPSGSNYCARCGSSMRVPVNPTPMPQRQSRRGIVVVAVLLVVAVLILSMMMVNILNMTGSNTTMGSGESNFVWHYGGDTFRLKVDIPTDLYLEYERDSIRRYALNINDAVELSKRYVTTDETIVTNISSMLYNRSMALGLDDEAKINFVLSFVQSIPYVEDEASVSLDEYWRFPVETLYDNQGDCEDKSFLFASLMESMGFDAVILIFDSHAAVGVECSGVYGSYYSYEGNKYYYCETTAEGWAIGDIPDQYGAADIAQVS; encoded by the coding sequence ATGAGTGCAATCGATGATGTCGTGGTCGTGCAGCCCGGGATCGTGACCTGCTCTCGATGCGGTAACGTCGTGAGCAGCTCCTACAAATATTGCCCCATGTGCGGAGCGATCCCGCTGGTGCCCAGGTTCGAGCCCACGCCGGTGAGCGTTTGCCCGGGGTGCGGTATCCTGAACCCCTCGGGAAGCAACTACTGTGCCCGATGCGGCTCCAGCATGAGGGTGCCGGTGAACCCGACCCCGATGCCGCAGCGTCAGAGCAGAAGGGGCATCGTCGTGGTGGCCGTGCTGTTGGTGGTGGCCGTGCTCATCCTATCCATGATGATGGTTAACATCCTGAATATGACCGGCTCCAACACCACAATGGGCTCAGGGGAGTCTAACTTCGTCTGGCACTACGGCGGTGACACCTTCAGGCTGAAGGTGGACATACCCACCGACCTCTATCTGGAGTATGAGCGGGACTCCATCAGGAGGTATGCGCTCAACATCAACGATGCCGTGGAGTTGAGCAAACGGTATGTGACGACCGACGAGACCATAGTCACCAACATATCCTCCATGCTCTACAACCGGTCCATGGCACTGGGATTGGACGATGAGGCCAAGATCAACTTCGTACTATCATTCGTACAGTCCATACCGTACGTAGAGGATGAGGCCAGCGTGTCCCTGGACGAATATTGGCGGTTTCCGGTGGAGACCCTCTACGACAATCAAGGCGATTGCGAGGACAAGTCCTTCCTCTTCGCCTCTTTGATGGAGTCGATGGGGTTCGATGCGGTCATCCTGATCTTCGATTCCCATGCGGCAGTGGGGGTCGAATGCTCCGGCGTTTATGGGAGCTACTACAGCTATGAGGGGAACAAGTATTACTACTGCGAGACCACCGCTGAAGGTTGGGCCATCGGCGATATCCCTGACCAGTACGGGGCCGCGGACATAGCTCAGGTGAGCTGA
- a CDS encoding PAS domain S-box protein produces MWAFILCIIYVIFAFACLAVLIALYDRRPLRIRSGLVMLPACALISVGAILQMFLPYQGTLQVLYYFNVLMFVVVYTGFIFFVGEFTGRFDPLERKNLALILIVPVLAAFSIITDNWLHLWNSNFYLSTLPDYEVPFLLWDFSYMNIVWSIFCFASGAVLLYYLSRTLHRTGNWILLAVFYLGAAMCVTLNIMAFFTVDLMVMPVDGLTFTLGILSFYISALVFGMFDIAPVARKKMLDLMKDAIFVLDSEGMINDVNTSGLKLLRRERKDVILQKSDILLERFPALDHFLKEPEEKGETEFKDVDDRTFEAKVSVFDYGRMKKTGRMLVLKDVTLSRQIEKKFREAEFQMKLADTNRRYRTIIENQTEAILTFDRNGQITFFNPVFERIAERSTKQMADSRIGDLLSEDDDRALWDRIEKATPEAPVFHFEHVVSLLDGSDMWIHWQGKVHFSESGELTEVQTAGIDITEKRKKEAEYQAIVECQKELIVRRQRGGTITFANQAFSEFYGIPNEKLIGSTFFPSVDEEDNLRFREALRCLTPGLPDSDPVKLRILRGQDDLRTTEWRLRGIFDSKGQMVEYQTVGNDITEKLRMEQELNKTQKLESLGVLAGGIAHDFNNLLTSIISNIEVAAKDIPSGERSRYRLEEAVRSALNARNLTQQLLTYSKGGKPVKEPTDLGELLQKTIEFTLTGTNVRADYRIAEDLRPISADRFQIEQVINNLIINAVQAMPEGGKIFVKASNSDRYFRSLDKEGGQGFIKVKITDQGPGIPADVLGKIFDPFFTTKDNGTGLGLSTVQSIVKNHGGFIDVESEPGLGTSFNIYLPTSNAPAISAPEAVGSEGQVRASRILIMDDEEAILEVLSTILMDLGHSVEMARTGEEAIEQVSRSLTEGRLFDLLIMDLTIRGGMGGKDAIQEILKLDGSVKAMVSSGYSNDPVMSEPRKYGFIDFLPKPYSIQDLKDKLARLLL; encoded by the coding sequence ATGTGGGCGTTCATACTTTGCATCATCTATGTTATTTTCGCCTTCGCCTGCCTCGCCGTCCTCATAGCCCTTTACGATAGGCGACCGTTGCGGATAAGGTCCGGACTGGTGATGTTGCCGGCCTGCGCTCTGATATCGGTCGGCGCCATTCTGCAGATGTTCCTACCCTACCAAGGCACCCTCCAGGTTCTCTACTATTTTAACGTCCTGATGTTTGTCGTCGTCTACACTGGCTTCATATTCTTCGTGGGCGAGTTCACGGGCCGCTTCGACCCCCTGGAGAGGAAGAACCTGGCCCTCATTCTGATCGTCCCAGTTCTAGCCGCGTTCTCTATCATCACCGATAACTGGCTACACCTCTGGAACTCCAATTTCTACCTATCTACGCTGCCCGACTACGAGGTCCCCTTCCTCCTGTGGGATTTCTCGTACATGAACATAGTGTGGTCTATCTTCTGCTTCGCCTCGGGGGCCGTGCTCCTGTACTATCTGAGCAGAACATTGCACAGGACAGGTAACTGGATCTTGCTCGCCGTGTTCTACCTTGGTGCCGCCATGTGCGTCACCTTGAACATAATGGCGTTCTTCACAGTGGACCTGATGGTCATGCCCGTCGATGGCCTAACCTTTACTCTGGGAATCCTGTCCTTCTACATCAGTGCCTTGGTCTTCGGTATGTTCGACATCGCGCCTGTGGCCCGCAAGAAGATGTTGGACCTGATGAAGGATGCCATTTTCGTCCTGGACTCGGAGGGTATGATAAACGACGTCAACACCAGCGGTCTGAAGCTCCTCCGCAGGGAAAGAAAGGATGTCATCCTCCAGAAGTCCGATATCCTCCTAGAAAGGTTCCCCGCCCTGGATCACTTTCTAAAGGAACCGGAAGAGAAGGGGGAGACGGAGTTCAAGGATGTCGATGATCGCACCTTCGAGGCCAAGGTGAGCGTCTTCGATTACGGGAGGATGAAGAAGACTGGGCGGATGCTTGTCCTCAAGGATGTCACGCTGAGCAGGCAGATAGAGAAAAAATTCCGCGAGGCTGAGTTCCAGATGAAGCTGGCCGATACCAACCGGAGATACAGGACCATCATCGAGAACCAGACCGAGGCCATCCTGACCTTCGACAGGAACGGCCAGATCACATTCTTTAACCCCGTCTTCGAGAGGATCGCGGAGAGGAGCACCAAGCAGATGGCCGATTCGAGGATCGGTGACCTGCTGAGCGAGGATGACGACAGGGCGTTGTGGGATCGGATAGAGAAGGCCACTCCCGAAGCCCCGGTCTTCCACTTCGAACACGTCGTCAGCCTCCTCGACGGGTCAGACATGTGGATCCATTGGCAGGGGAAGGTCCACTTTTCCGAGAGCGGAGAGCTGACCGAGGTCCAGACGGCCGGCATCGATATCACGGAAAAGAGGAAGAAAGAGGCCGAATACCAGGCCATCGTGGAATGCCAGAAAGAGCTGATCGTGCGCCGGCAGAGGGGGGGAACCATAACCTTCGCCAACCAAGCTTTCTCCGAGTTCTACGGGATCCCCAACGAGAAGCTGATAGGGAGCACTTTCTTCCCTTCGGTAGACGAGGAAGACAACCTGAGATTCCGGGAGGCGCTGAGGTGCCTCACTCCTGGACTTCCGGACAGCGACCCTGTGAAGCTCAGGATCCTCCGGGGGCAGGACGATCTCAGGACCACCGAGTGGAGACTCCGGGGCATCTTCGATTCCAAGGGCCAGATGGTGGAGTATCAGACGGTGGGCAATGATATCACAGAGAAGTTGCGGATGGAGCAGGAGCTCAATAAGACGCAGAAGTTGGAGTCCCTGGGGGTTTTGGCAGGGGGCATCGCCCATGACTTCAACAATCTGCTGACGTCAATAATCAGCAACATCGAGGTGGCGGCCAAGGACATCCCCTCGGGAGAGCGAAGCAGGTATCGTCTGGAGGAGGCCGTCCGATCTGCATTGAACGCCAGGAACCTCACCCAGCAGCTCCTTACATACTCCAAGGGAGGTAAGCCCGTGAAGGAGCCGACCGACCTGGGGGAGCTCCTCCAGAAGACCATCGAGTTCACCTTGACCGGCACCAATGTGAGGGCCGATTACCGCATCGCCGAAGACCTCCGCCCGATAAGTGCGGACCGCTTCCAGATCGAGCAGGTGATCAATAACCTGATCATCAATGCGGTGCAGGCGATGCCGGAGGGGGGCAAGATCTTCGTCAAGGCCTCCAATTCCGACAGGTACTTCCGCTCGCTCGACAAGGAGGGGGGCCAAGGGTTCATCAAGGTAAAGATCACCGATCAGGGACCGGGGATCCCCGCCGACGTACTGGGCAAGATCTTCGACCCTTTCTTCACCACTAAGGACAACGGAACCGGGCTGGGGCTGTCGACCGTGCAGTCCATCGTCAAGAACCACGGGGGATTCATCGACGTGGAATCGGAGCCCGGGTTGGGAACGTCATTCAACATCTATCTCCCGACCAGCAATGCTCCGGCCATTTCGGCACCGGAGGCGGTGGGGAGCGAGGGGCAAGTCAGGGCTTCCAGGATCCTCATCATGGACGACGAGGAGGCCATCCTGGAGGTCCTCTCCACCATCCTCATGGACCTGGGTCACAGTGTGGAGATGGCCCGGACAGGAGAGGAGGCCATCGAACAGGTCTCACGTTCGCTGACCGAAGGCAGGCTTTTCGACCTTCTCATCATGGACCTGACCATCCGGGGAGGGATGGGGGGCAAGGACGCCATCCAGGAGATCCTCAAGTTGGACGGAAGCGTCAAGGCCATGGTATCCAGCGGCTATTCCAACGACCCGGTGATGTCCGAGCCCCGGAAGTACGGGTTCATCGATTTCCTTCCCAAGCCCTATTCCATCCAGGACCTGAAGGACAAGCTGGCGCGGCTCCTCCTCTAG